The Flavobacteriales bacterium DNA segment AAGGAAAATAGGATAGGTAATAGATTGAATGCACCGGTCACAGCCAGATAGGCGCCAATAGGTGCAAGGGATAATCCGAGCCCCAGAATAAGGTGGCACAGTGAAGTGAAACGTTTGGTGAGGCTGTAACCCAGGATAACCATTAACGCCACCGGGGATAAGGCAAAGCATAACGGATTGATCATCCAGGTAGTGGCAATGAACAACAGGCCGTTAACTATGACAAATAAAAGGGCGGATTGTGGTTTGATAACTCCTGATGGAATCTCCCTGACCGCCGTGCGGGGATTCTGTTCGTCGATCCGGCGGTCGGCATACCGGTTGAAGGCCATGGCGGCACTTCTGGCAAAGATCATGCATAGCAATACTTTCACTAAAA contains these protein-coding regions:
- a CDS encoding UbiA family prenyltransferase, translating into MMVKQYLSLVKFSHTIFALPFAMIGYTLAVSHSGISADLGLLVKVLLCMIFARSAAMAFNRYADRRIDEQNPRTAVREIPSGVIKPQSALLFVIVNGLLFIATTWMINPLCFALSPVALMVILGYSLTKRFTSLCHLILGLGLSLAPIGAYLAVTGAFNLLPILFS